A region from the Mauremys reevesii isolate NIE-2019 unplaced genomic scaffold, ASM1616193v1 Contig6, whole genome shotgun sequence genome encodes:
- the LOC120394438 gene encoding protein SON-like has protein sequence MAAEGPCASPTLAPEEPPASPSLAPEEPPASPSLAPEEPPASPTLAMEEPPASPEQELRDCGAADTSSSAFSCGARSSSVRSGSPVFQGSFFGDTSSAQVSWPEEEEEEECEEEEEQDIILVIQQHLQGRAEALHNRHLRSLDTILRGCLTETPTVEKLQHLLEHIHRSLLAKNTQERARAVQTSAALLQFATSLPGFDTSSTFSKAGEFVLQLGLCAYHPASDISRHAKGGINWLHKLLLQKRGLKTRKAADLWCQDGLHDPKCLGYRNLARVGEVFGEIFTEDQKRISSRRACWPSTTPTTASAMLAWC, from the exons ATGGCAGCTGAGGGGCCCTGCGCCAGCCCAACCCTGGCCCccgaggagcctcccgccagccccagcctggccccagaggagcctcccgccagccccagcctggccccagaggagcctcccgccagccccaccctggccatggaggagcctcctgccagccccgagCAGGAGTTGAGGGACTGCGGCGCTGCAGACACCAGCAGCTCCGCATTCTCCTGCGGGGCCAGAAGCTCCTCCGTGCGGTCTGGCAGCCCTGTCTTTCAAGGCTCCTTCTTTGGAG atACCTCCAGTGCCCAGGTGTCGtggcctgaggaggaggaagaggaggagtgcgaggaggaggaggagcaagacATCATCTtggtgatccagcagcacctgcagggcagagctgag gctctgcacaaccgcCATTTGCGgagcctggacaccatcctcaggGGCTGCCTAACAGAGACCCCCACcgtggagaagctgcagcacctcctggag CACATCCATCGCTCTCTCCTGGCAAAAaacacccaggagagagccagggccgtcCAGACCAGCGCGGCCCTGCTCCAGTTTGCtacctccctgcctggatttgac acctcctccaccttctccaaggcaggtgaatttgtgctgcagctgggtctctgtgCATACCACCCAGCCAGTGACATCAGTCGGCATGCCAAGGGTGGGATCAATTGGCTGCACAAGCTCCTGCTCCAgaagaggg GGCTCAagaccaggaaggcagcagacctGTGGTGCCAGGACGGGCTCCATGACCCCAAGTGCCTGGGATATAGAAATctggccagggtgggagag gTCTTCGGAGAAATATTCACCGAAGACCAGAAGAGGATTTCCTCCAGGCGGGCCTGCTGGCCATCCACCACCCCCACAACCGCATCAGCCATGCTGGCCTGGTGCTGA